GGCAACCAGCGGCCAGAACGCGGTCAAGGTCCTGGATGGGATCCGCGGCCTGTACGCGGAGATCCGCGAGTACTCGCACAATGCCGCCTACTTTCCTACGTTCAGCTGTGGCGTGGCGGCCTTGCCAGGGTACGAAGACTGCTCGGCCCTTCGGCAGGCGGCGCTGGATGCGCTCGACAGCGCGCGGCGACAGGGGAGGAACCGGGTCGTTTCGGCCGCAACCTAGCGCGCTGGATCGGCTAGGAGGCGGGTAGAGCGCCGGAGTGGGCGGCGAAGAGGTGCTCCACGTCCGCCAGCAGAGCACCCGCCTTGTCCGGATCGGTGCGATCCAGCTCACCCGCGAAGTACAGCACCAGGTTCGGTTTCGAGCGCACAAGGCGTAGCAGACCGAAGCGATCGGGACTCGGCAGCTTCATCTGCAGGACGTGATAGCGGGAGCCGTCCGCCATCGCCTTGAGTCGGTGTTTCGCTATCTGGCCGGCGCGAACGGCGGTCTCGGCGAAGCGCGGATCGAGGCTCGCGTGCAGAAAACAGGTGGAGCGATCCATGTCGACCACGGCGGCGCCGATGGCGCCGTCGAGACCCAGGAGCGCCAGCAGCCCCCGCCTGATCTCGACCGAAG
This is a stretch of genomic DNA from bacterium. It encodes these proteins:
- a CDS encoding GGDEF domain-containing protein codes for the protein IDHLHAINETYGHLSGDSALPNLAGLRKQRLRRSDVLSRYGGDEIAVVMPATSGQNAVKVLDGIRGLYAEIREYSHNAAYFPTFSCGVAALPGYEDCSALRQAALDALDSARRQGRNRVVSAAT